Proteins encoded together in one Camelina sativa cultivar DH55 chromosome 9, Cs, whole genome shotgun sequence window:
- the LOC104710427 gene encoding GDSL esterase/lipase At3g26430-like: protein METNVLLINLVLVVASSLLHPGVCSPSCSFPAIFNFGDSNSDTGGLSAAFGQAPFPNGQTFFHSPSGRFSDGRLIIDFIAEELGLPYLNAFLDSMGSNFSHGANFATAGSTVRPPNTTISQGGASPISLDVQLVQFSDFLTRSQLIRNQGGVFKQLLPRKEYFSEALYTFDMGQNDLTAGLKLNMTTEQIKAYIPEVVDQFSNAIRKVYSKGGRRFWIHNTAPLGCLPYVLDRFPVPASEMDIHGCAIARNEIARFYNSELKRRVIGLRKEFSKATFTYVDVYSIKLTLITQAKKLGFRYPLIACCGYGGKYNFSNNIRCGAKVMVKGKEVVLAKSCNDVSFRVSWDGIHFTETANKWIFQQINSGAFSDPPLPVKFACTTR, encoded by the exons ATGGAAACTAATGTCTTGTTAATAAATTTGGTATTGGTAGTAGCATCATCTCTCTTGCATCCAGGAGTTTGCTCTCCTTCTTGCAGTTTCCCGGCGATATTCAACTTCGGCGACTCTAATTCCGACACAGGCGGACTCTCCGCCGCATTTGGACAAGCCCCTTTCCCAAATGGCCAAACTTTCTTCCATTCCCCTTCCGGTCGTTTCTCTGATGGTCGACTCATCATTGATTTCATAG CGGAGGAGTTAGGTTTACCATACCTAAATGCTTTCTTGGACTCCATGGGTTCAAACTTCAGCCATGGTGCTAATTTCGCCACCGCTGGATCCACCGTCCGGCCACCGAACACCACCATTTCTCAGGGCGGTGCGAGTCCCATCTCTCTCGACGTTCAGTTGGTTCAATTCTCTGATTTCCTCACACGATCACAACTCATTCGTAACCAAG GTGGAGTGTTTAAGCAACTACTTCCTAGAAAAGAGTACTTCTCTGAAGCATTGTACACATTTGACATGGGTCAGAACGATCTCACCGCTGGATTAAAACTCAACATGACTACAGAGCAAATCAAGGCTTATATTCCAGAAGTTGTTGATCAATTCTCCAACGCCATTCGT AAAGTGTACagtaaaggaggaagaagattttGGATACACAACACAGCTCCTCTTGGTTGTTTACCTTATGTTTTAGACAGGTTTCCAGTACCGGCTTCTGAAATGGACATTCACGGTTGTGCGATTGCCCGTAATGAGATTGCTCGGTTTTATAACTCTGAACTCAAAAGAAGAGTGATTGGGTTGAGAAAAGAGTTTTCTAAAGCTACGTTTACTTATGTTGATGTCTACTCTATCAAGCTTACTCTCATCACTCAAGCCAAGAAACTCG GTTTTAGATATCCGTTGATAGCTTGTTGTGGATATGGTGGGAAGTACAATTTCAGCAATAATATAAGATGTGGAGCTAAAGTTATGGTGAAAGGGAAAGAGGTCGTGCTTGCTAAGTCTTGTAACGACGTGTCGTTTAGAGTTAGCTGGGACGGCATACATTTCACTGAAACGGCGAACAAATGGATCTTTCAGCAAATAAACAGCGGGGCGTTTTCGGATCCTCCTCTTCCCGTTAAGTTTGCCTGCACTACTAGATAG